From Alteromonas sp. BL110:
GCCATTAGACTTCGTAACGTTGGGTCGAACTGGTCGGGAACCCGTTCAATAGTCATGTGGTATTCAGCCACGTTCCAGAACGTTCCGCCTAAAAGCAGAGCGATAAGCACTTGGGTCGTCATCGAGAACACAATATAGGGTTTGTCTTTTGTAGGTTCAAAAATTGTGTCTATCTTAACTCGCTCACTGTCCATGCTTATCTTGGCGTAGATTGGGCTCTTTAACCCAGCTGGTAGCATCTCTACTGGCTCAATATGCAAAAACACATCAGTGTCTGGGTACGTAGATAATTTCTCTTGAGCACGCCAAACGTTTGCTCTAGCTTTAAATAACAAGCTGTTAATGGGCATCATTAGCCCCTCAGGCCAAGCTATACTGTGAAGCTCGCAAGGGAAATTTTTAAGCGATTTTGCGTAATCTATCCTATCTTGCTGAGTAAAGTCTCTATCAAGAGCAAGTGGTGAGAGCGATGTTGAACGCGAAGATAAGTCGAGCACGTCTCCAGTTGATAACATAGCCAGTTTAGATTCTTCAAGTTTGTGCTGATGCCAAGCTGACTTTATTTCAGAGGGGCATGCTTGGTGTTGATACTGCGCATATTTATAACCTGTGCCACCTATCACAAAAGAGCCTGCTGCTGGAATGCTAAAATCGGCATCGATGATTTCAGCTAGCTGACAGAATTTCTTCAATCGAGATGACTTTAACTGCTCTACGCGAGCTTTTTTCTCATCATCAGAATAGTGAGAAAAAACGAAGGGGTAAATACTAGCACCACTATACGCAAGAATAGCAGCATCAAGCTTGCCGAACGTCGTTTTAATCTGCTCAGCGTGTCTTATTTGCATTGGATTATCAACGGCGAAAAACACGCTGTAGCCGTTTTTGTCCTCTAGATATATAGAAGAATCTACAGGTATGTTAGTTTCATTAACAATGTCATCGGACGACCCAGAGAATTCCTTTATGATCGTGACACTGTTTTCACCCAACTTCCAAGGTTCATCAAAGGAACATTCTTTTATATTGGTAAACCCTAATTGCTGTAAAGCTAGACTAAGTGCGGGAGTGGGAAACTTGCCGATAAGTATCGGAATACCTTTATCAAAGTGGGAGAGCGTAAAAGGATTAAAGTGGTCACCATGTATGTGGCTGATATATAAATAATCGGGCTTTAAATTAAGGTAGCGTTCTCGCTGCTTGCTATGAATAGGAGGATAATTAAATAGAAGTCCATGATAAATACCGTCTTCATACCATGGGTCAGTAAGAACGGTAGTCCCATCACTGAAAGTAAACAAAAAGCTAGCATTGGTTACGTATTCAATCTTCATCGACAGTCCTAAGGCTTTCGAGCAATAACAATGGCTTCTCTACCCAAATTTAGGTTAGAAAAAGCCCGATATATATCTTGGCGTAAGTTGCTCAACCCTGCATTTTCCATGAACCATTCAAAATTAACCCTTTTAAGATGGCATTCGCGGCCGACGCTGGGTGTTTCGATATAGTTATCGCCCATTGTTAGGAATAGGTCCAGAGGAAAACTTGAAAAACGACTCACTGGCTTGAAACCGCATTTTTCTACAAGTTCTTCAAGTGAGTCGAAGTCAAAGTAATTCAAGTGATGTGGAACTGAAACCCACCATGGCTTGTAGTCTTGCGTTTTTCTTAGGCCTTCTTGAAGTGGATTGAAGTCGTTGGGTACACCCACAACGAGTATTCCACCACTAGCAAGTTTGTCGTACGCTACTTTGATAAGCGAAAAGGGGTCAGGCACATGTTCAAGAATATTCCGCATGTGAACAACCTCAATATTTTTAGGAAGGTCATCTAGGTCCGCATCAAAACTACTATTGACGATAGACAGACCTTTTTCACGGCAATGTTTTGCCGCGATAGTGCTTATTTCTACACCAACAGAATTCCACCCTTCACCTTGAGCAGCTTCCAAAAAAAGCCCTGCACCGCATCCAATATCTACTAATGTATTGTTATCACTAGGCGAAACAAATTGTGCGATTTCACCGAGAACATCTCGATAGCTCATAAGCCACCAATCTCGATCTCGCTCATAATAGTTTAGCCTATCGCGTTCACCGTCGTCATAGTGACTATCTCGATAAAGGTTTTCATTTTCTTGTTTGTCTGGAAGTGGCGTTACATGCTTGAATCTGCACGTTTTGCAATCGATAACATCATAACCATCGCCTGAAATAACGACGTTTCCTGAATGTGCCATGGCATGTCCTAAATTTGTTCTTTATGTTGTAAATCATTTGTCATTTTATCAAAAAATATTATCAAGAAACGTACCACTAAAAGCTAAACTTAGGTTAATGTATATTTAACCCTCTGAGCGGGTGTGATTTAACATTTACTTTTTCGCTTAAGTAAAAACAGCATGCATATTGAGTAGGAAGCAATAATGGAAATACGGCGCCTTGCCAAACCGATAGACATTGGCGGTTTTTCGGTGGAAACGAACAACGAAGTCGAGTTTTCTCAAAACGGAAAGATTCCTGGGCTATGGCAACGCTTCGACAACACCATACCTGTAGATTATTTGGGCGGCGAGCGCGTGTATGGGGTGTACTTTAACTATGAGAGTGATCATGCTGGCAACTTTACAGTGCTTGCAGGCTATGATGGTAAGAAAGTGCCAGAAAATGCAGAAGTCGAAAACATCACGATTCCACAAGGAAAGTATCTCGTTTTTACTAAACAAGGGGAAATGCCGCAAATCGCTATTGATGCATGGACCGATGTTTGGAAATACTTTACCGAAGAAAACGCAGAGTATGAAAGGACATTCACGGTGGATTTTGAGCACTATGTAAACGGCAATCACATTGATGTATACATAGCGATAAATTAGCGACTAAGTGCTTTCGTTCAACTAGCCGGAGAGAGGACATGGACGGTCGGTTCGCCATTTACTTCACGGTAAATAAAGTCGGTGAGCTTTGTTTTACGGTTCTTCGCACTCTCAAAAAATACCGCTACTCTGTGGCTTCTTATCTCATGCATAATCGCATCATAACGCAGTGCTAGCGGGAAAAAGTCGTGTTGAAGTGTTTCTATACCTAATGAAAATTGTGCTTCTACCCGTTTATAGTTTCCAACATGCTCATTAAATGCTTCAGTAAGTACAAGGGAGTGCAATGAGGGCGATAGGAATGCATATTGCGACTTGGCATTGCTGGGTTTAAGCTGAATATGGTGTCTGAAATACTGGTTTAATTGTGACTTCTCGCGATTTGTTAAATCGGCGAGACTCGAAGCATGCTCGATGAAGTCTAGTTCCGGCGCTGCGATTATAAGCTCTTCTAGAGGGAAGCTTAGAGATAACGACGCTTTCGGACCTATATTCTTAAATACCAACTCACTGCCAGGTAAAGAATGGGCGCTGACGGAACATGCTAGGGCGGTAAAACAGCATAAGAAAGCGCGCAGAAATAAGTGATAGGCTTTCAAGAAATATTGAATTGTCACTGGTCTTGCCCACCATAATCGGTTTGTCTGTCACGCCAAACTGAGTGAGGGTGGTTACCTGGTTTATTTGTAGACTTATTAGACTGCATTGAGAATTCTATCCATAGGGCAGGGCCGTGAACGCGCACATAATCATCCTCAGAATTCAGCGCCGTCGTACCAGAAAAGCCAATAACCATACTATCAAAGTCATTCGAGTATTTCTCCATGTACTCTTTAGCCTCGGTTTCATGGATATCTCCGACATAGGTATAAATGGCTTCTTTTAATAAGGTGACTTGTGCCTGAGATAAAGCGGATACCGCTAACCCCTCTTGAATATCAGGAATAGCGTCATCAGCCTGCGGGCCAGCGATAATATCTCTGTAAGTCCCTTTTAACGTAGCTTTTTCTTGCTGATCGTTAGTGAGTGAAGTCAGCAATTTTGCAAACGCATCGCGTTCTTGTAAAAGCGGTTTATTTTCACGTCCGTTCATTTCAAATGAGGGAAAGGGTTCAATTCCTCGGAAAGACGGCGTTGCGCTTATAAGCTTTCCGTTATCATAAGTATTTGAAAAGGCGAAATGGTGACCACCATAATATAACTCCCACAGCCCATCTTTAGTCGGCTCACCTAAAAAAGCGAGCTTACCGTTGTAGGATGAATACGCCGCCTTATAGTCAGTGCTAATAGTGCCGATGTAGTCATCGGCATTAAGGGTTTGCACCATCTCATCAAAACCTTCATCCATGGTTTCGCTAGCGGCCTCTTTCAAAATCGCTTTAACAATACCCCTTTGTTCGATGGAGAGTTCACCAAGAAATATCCCGGGGCGCTCGGGAAAAGCTCCGGCTGGTAGATTACTCCAGCTTTTCGCTTGTTCCACGGAATATTCAGTTTGTACGTGGGATAACGCGTCTTCAGATAATGTTGATTTTAGTAGCGAGGTAAGACATATCAGCGATGTAATATGGTCATTATTCTCACACTCTTTTGTTGAAGTGGGAACACTAATATCGCCCATAAGCGTACTTGTATCGCCCATTCGAGCTTTTATGGCCAAGGTCTCAGGTGTGTCAGGACGAGGAGGCGGTGGACCGTCAGGGTGTGGGCCTTTTGGATGGTCCTGAGAAAATGCATTAGGCGACAAAGCAATGACGATAGCAAGTATAGCGCTAGTGAGTTTACATCGATTAGTAGTATTCATGTGCAAATTTTCCCTGCTTCGATATTGCGGCTTAAATATTTAAATCGTTTATTGAAGATATTTAGCCTACTTACTATTCCATCGACAACAATATGGATCAACGCCGACCACTTCGTGACTCTAACGTTGTGTTTAACCCTGCAGTTTGAAGTTCTTGGCTATAAATCATGATAAGGAGTGTCATTGAGTTTTAGCGTCGCTATTTTCATCATTATTTGTGCGCTTTCTGCACATTCTCTGCACAAACTTTCAGTATCTTAGAGTGACAAACTAATAAAATTTACAGTTGCTGAGGTAGTCAGTTATGCAAAAGCCTATTTTCCTGGCGCGTCCATTAATCACGATGGCATTGGTTGGGGCGCTCGCCGCTTGCGGGGGCACCGACGACGATAGTTTGTTTGTCGATGCCGATTCATCTACAGACAGCGGGGCAGATTCAGGCAATACGGGTAATACAGGTACCGATAGTACTGCTGACGCGTGCGATAATCCGGCAACAACTTTACCCGCCATTTTCCTAGAATTTAACGCGTCACCAAATGTGACTGCTGTACTTTCCTCAGACGGTTGTACTGTAACAGTTGAAGCAAATGGTAAGCCTAACCACACTTCTTCCTACTGGGACTCAGGGAATGAAAGCGGCCTTTATGTAGAGCCTGAAGACGCAGATTTATTTGACCAACAGCGCTCACCTGGTGATATTGAGGACTATATAAATTTGTTTCAACTTACGGTACCCGTAAACCCTGAGTTAGCGGATTCCTCTTCTGCTACCCCATTAGGTGCAATAGGTATTGCGACCAGTGGTGCGCCTATTTTTAATGACTCTGAAGGTAACGGTGATGTTTCGCTAGGTGTAATTCAAGGTTTTGATAGAAACGGGGCACATACAGGCCCACAAACCTATCATTATCACCTTGAACCTAAAGCCATTACTTATGACGACGACAGCTTGGTAGGTATTATGTCCGACGGCTTCTTTATTTATGGTAGACGTTGTTATTCAAGCGCCGACTATCCCACCGATCTCGATGCATCAAATGGCCATGAGGGTATCACTCAATTTACCGACCCGGCAAATGAGGACGGCGAGTATCATTACCATGTCTCAGCAGAGCAATACCTAAACGGCGATTATTACCTTATTTTTCCAGGCGATTTTCAGGGTACGCCAAACGGAGTGAATTAAGCAGCGCTTTTTATGAAGTATTTAATCGCTTTAATCATAGGGGGGGTTGTATTAAGCGCGGTCGTGTCTTTAAAGGCCTTTTTTCATGGGAACGAATTGCAGCCTGTATCCAATAGCGACATTACGATAAGTCGAGAAGGTCTTCGTACATTCCAAGGAAAGCCTTTTACTGGAGAAGTTGTCACACGATACCCCGACGGTGCTATTGGAGCTCGTGAGCAGTTTAAAAACGGTCGACGCCACGGTGAAACCAAGAAATGGTTTAGCAATGGTGTACTTGCGTTTCGCGCTACATTTAACGATGCAAAGCGGGAAGGGGAAGCAATAAGCTGGTGGGCCAACGGCATTTTACGTTCCAAGCGATATTTTGAAAACGGAAAGGTTGAAGGTGTTGCTATGGAATGGTATCGCAGTGGCGAAAAGTTCAAGCGTTTTAACTTCAAGAGAGGGCAGCCAAACGGGCTACAGCAAGCGTGGCGTCAAAACGGCAAGCTCTTTAGTAATTTTGAATACAAAAATGGTCGAATATTCGGCTTAAGAAAAGCAAATAACTGTGTTGGATTAGAAGATGAAGAAATTTCTATTGATTACTATCGCCTGCAATCTGCTGGTCTGTAGCGGTTTTTCCCAAGCTGAAAAGCCCGACGTATTGACCGAAAAGAACAACAGCGCCAATGTTGAAGAGTTGCCATACTACCAAGATGCCTCATTTTCGCCTTATTGGTTATCAGAGGGTGAAGTAGACTTAACCTCTTTTCACAGTATTCCAGCCTTTAGCTTTACCGACCAAAGCGGTAACACAATTAGTGACAAGGATCTCGACAACAAAATTTACGTCGCGGGTTTTTTCTTCAGCACGTGCCCAGGTATTTGCCCCACAGTGCGTTCGAAACTTATACGAGTACAAGAAACGTTTAAAGGAAATGATAACGTAAGAATAGTTCAGCATTCGATAAGACCTTCAACAGATACTATCGAAGTGCTGCAAGCCTATGCCAATAAAAACAAAATAAATAACGAGCAGTGGTATTTGCTAACCGGCGACAAAGACGAAATTTATACTATTGCAAAACAAGCTTACTTCGCCAGTGAAGACCTAGGAAACGTACAAAAGAACAAAGACTTTTTGCATACAGAAAGCCTGTTACTTATCGATAAAAACAAACACATTCGAGGAATATACAATGGTTTGAATGCCGCCTCCGTTCAGTACCTGATAAAAGACATCAAGACACTGCAGAAAGAGAAGTCGTAAAGGATTAGTCAGAAATTATCATGTCGGCACTGAAGATAGAGGTATGATGAGTTTTATAATATTCCTAATTCTGCTGCTTACTCATGTAAAGCAAAGCTCAAATAAAAAACCGGCGAAAAACGCCGGTTTTAGAGTTTACGTACTTAATCGTAAATTACATTTTGTACGCTACGGTTACATAGCCAAAGCGCCCGATGTTGTCATATGCAGCATCCGTTGAGCCAGTACCTGTTGTACCTGTAGGTAGTGCGCGGTTAAACAGGTTATCAATGCCCACAGTTAGACTTACACCATTTTTAAAGTTGTAACCCGCAGTTACATCAGTTACTGCGTATGAAGGCAGTTCCATACGGTTACTTGGGTTAGGGTTTAGCGCTAGCTCTTGGTTGTCGTAAATGCTTGCGCGCTCAATGTAGCGCGTTTTCCAGCTTGCTTCCCAATCGCCACGGCTGTAGTTAACCGTGAATACACCTTGCCAATCAGACTCACCCGCAGTGCCGGCGTTTTGATAAAATAGCTCTGGGTTGTCCTGGAATGGGAATTCTTTACGATCTTTTAGGTAAGTCGCAATTAGGCTTGTACGGAAAGCACCTTCTAGTGCATCAAAATCGTAACCTAACTCGAAATCTACACCTTTTGCTTCTTGACCAGCAATGTTCAGCGCATAGCTGCGAATTTCAGTAATTTCGCCTGTTTCAGAGTCACGGTCGATAAGGCCACAGTATGGGTTATCGATCCCTGTTTCTGAGTCTACACAACGGTCTAGTATAGTTTGACCATCAATGTTGGTTATCGCGTCAGTAAGTTCAATTTCCCAGTAATCGACTGTCGCAGTAAAGCCTTCAAACCAAGCTGGTGTGTAGACTAAACCTAAAGTTTTAGAGATAGACTGTTCTGCTTGAAGGTCGATGTTACCACCGTTTACGCCTTCCAAAGTAGCCGCGTCGTAGTCAGAGTTGAAGTCTGCCGGAACGCCAAGTGCTGCGCAGTTAGCGATACGCTGGTCGGCATTAGCTAGGTTTTCCAGGTTATTTGTACGGCATGGGTCGTCAACGTTGAAGAAAGTCTGGCTGGCTTCACCGTAAAGTTCGCTAATATTCGGTGCGCGAAGGGCAGATGACTTAGTTGCTCTAACACGCAAGTCTTCGAAAACTTGCCAATCTAAACCAAGCTTCCAGCTTTTCGCGTTACCAATAGATGAATAGTTAGCAATACGCGCGGCTGTGTCGAACGTAAGCATGTCTACACCTGGCAGGCCTTCAAGAAGCGGGATAGTTACTTCGGTAAATACCTCAGAAACGTCGTATTCACCCTTGTCTTCTCCTAGCGCATTGAAGAAGGTTCCTGCAGCGTTTTCAGGCTCATCAATTTCACTTTTCTCTTTGCGGTATTCAACACCTGCGGCGAAACCTATATAGCCCGCTGGCAGCTCGTAGATACCCGAGTTAGCGATAGTTGCACCAGCATTATACTGCTCAATTTTGCTAGTACCTATAGATGTGGTATTCACATAGTCGATAGCTTCTTGTGTGGCTTGACCATAACCCATGATGTTAAGTGGCACACAGCCATCTTCACTACCTGATGCACAAACGATCTCGCCGGTATTGTCGTCTGTGACAGCATCTATTGCGTTGTAGAAGTTTTGCAAAATCAGGTTATTGCGGTTTTCACGCTCAAGCTCTGTTTTACCGTAGTTTACAAACGCTTCGTAGTTCCATTCATCATTGATATAGCCTTCTACACCTAACACGTAACGATAGGTTTCACGCTCGTCAGCTTCCGTACGAACACCTAAATCGGTCATCATGCGGTTTAGCACGATACTATCAAGATCGTTTTCGTCCATGTACTGAGCAACACTGTCATCTAGGAATGCATTGTTGCGCGTTATAGTTGTTTCGTCGCTGTAGAAAAAGAACGCTGGTTGCGCCATAGAAATAGCACGTGTGCGTGCGTACTTAGCTTGCGCATAAACTGTAGTGTCGTCATTAAGCTCGTAGTTACCTTTAACGTTTAGGTTAGTACGGTCAAATTCTGGCTGTAGCTGTGTGAACTGGCGAAGGTTGAAAGAGTCACAGTTTGCGCAGAAAACGCCATCTACTTGGTCGCCAATGTAAATGTCTTTAATTGAACCGTCTGCATTGAAGGTTTTTGTGCCATCGCCGAATACACCCGCATTGTTTATTACGTAGTAACCTGCGTTAGCGGTGTAAATATCATCCGGGTATGCCGTTGAATCTAGCTGATCTTCACTGCGCTCGTAACCCATGATGCTTTCAAAGCTCATGTTGCGATAGGGTGTAGCAGTCCAAGGGTTGTCCAAGGCATCTAGCGACTCTTGAGAGCTGTATTCAGCTGCAAAAGCGATGTTGCCGCGGTCGTTGTCAAAGTTAAAACCATAAGACGCTTGGTACTTATCGTTTTTATAGCCATTTTCCTGCGCAAAGCCTTGCGTTGCGCTAATATCAAACCCTTCAATATTCTTTTTAAGAATGAAGTTAACCACACCGGTCACAGCGTCAGCACCGTATACGGCAGATGCACCGCCTGTTACGATTTCTACGCGCTCAATCCATGAAGTAGGGATGGTATTAGTATCAACCGCAGCGGTTCCCGCTGATGAAGATACATGGCGCTTGCCGTCAACCAAAACAAGCGTGCGGTCGGTGCCCATACCGCGAAGGTCTAGAATGTTTAAACCCGCAGTACCGATGAATTGACTTGAGTTACCTAGCGAGAACGTATTCGCTAATGAAGGCAGCTCGTTAAGCACTTCACCAATGTTCATCGCGCCAGAGTTAAGTAGCGACTCGCCAGAAATAGCGGTAACTGGAGAAGGCGCAATTGCGCCCTGACGAGAAATACGTGAACCCGTAACTTGAATTTTTTCAACATCCGCGCTTTCAGTAGTTGAGTCCTGCGCTATTACGTTGCCAGATGTCAGAGCGACACTTCCCGCTAGAGCTAACCTTACTGCAGTTGCTATATTTTTCATGGTGTGTTCCTAATGAATTAGATTTTTAATGCTTGTTGTTGAATAAGGCCCAAAATTTAGGCAAGCCTTATTTAGCCAATTTGTTTTGAATTTATACTTATGTTTAAGAGGGCGCGCATTTTAATTATTCGAAATAAGGTAAATCAATTTTTTGCGATGAATAAAAGCGGGTACTTTGGCTTTGTAACAATTTATTAAACTAGGAATAAATAGTAGATTTTAATTATATATTGTAGAAAGTATTAATATTAGACGGGTTTAGGTTGTTTGTTGAGCGCATTGTCTGTTTTCCATGGTATAGCCCTTTATTTGTGCTAACTTTGATCACCCATTCTGCGTTAAGTCAACAAAAAAACTACCCATATGATGAAGTTTAATGTTATCTCTAGTTTAAATCGCACCAGCGTTTGATTGGTTTCGTAATTTAACCTAATTATTCGTTACTTTAACGCTAATTTTTGAATTGTTAATAAAAGTGTTAATCAAGATTTAAATTTATCGCAATGGCTGAGTGGTTTTTGGACGATTAACGACTTGCAGATTTCTTTACACTGGATAATGATTGCTTGCTATACGAGTAATTTTATTTTAATCCGAACGCTTGCAACCATTTAATTATGTCACGAGGATAACGCATGGGTTGTTATTTCGCTGACAATTAGATGAGGTAAGATAAGGCAGGGTTTTATCTATACCCCGAGAAAACTCCCCTAAAAAGCATTAAAGTAACGCTAATTAGGGGAAACGGGAAGAATGCTATGCACTGATCTTTTGCGTTAATTCTTGTCTTACTATCGCAGCACCAGCGCTAAGTGCTTCAAGTTTCCCTCGTGCAACATCTCGTGAAAGGGGGGCCATACCACAATTGGTACAAGGGTAGAGCTTATCTGCGTCTACGTACTTCAAAGCTTCGCGCAAAGTAGCGGCCACTTCTTCTGGGGTTTCTATGGTATCGGTGGCAACATCAATGGCACCAACCATCACTTTCTTTCCTTTTAGCAAGGATATGAGTTCGATAGGAACATGGGAGTTGTGGCATTCCAATGACACCATATCGATGTTCGATTTCGCTAGCTTTGGGAAGCTTTCTTCATATTGACGCCATTCTGAGCCTAGCGTTTTCTTCCAGTCGGTATTCGCTTTAATACCGTAACCGTAGCAAATGTGTACCGCAGTTTCACATTTTAGCCCTTCAATAGCGCGCTCTAGCGCAGCAATTCCCCATTCGTTCACTTCATCAAAGAATACGTTAAATGAAGGTTCGTCGAACTGAATAATATCTACGCCAGCGGCCTCGAGCTCTTTCGCTTCTTGGTTTAGAATTTTTGCAAATTCCCACGCGAGCTTTTCGCGGCTTTTATAGTGGTCGTCGTATAAGGTATCGACCATTGTCATTGGACCAGGTAACGCCCATTTTATAGGCTGATCAGTTTGGCTTCGTAAAAATTTAGCATCTTCAACGAACACCGATTTGGGTCGTCTAACTGCTTGTGTTACGACAGGTACGCTGGCGTCGTAACGATTGCGAATACGCACAGTTTTACGGTTTTCAAAATCAACGCCGTCAAGATGTTCAATAAACGTGGTTACAAAATGCTGACGGGTTTGCTCACCGTCACACACAATATCAATGCCTGATATAGTTTGTTCCTGAAGCGAAATGCGCAGTGCGTCTTTTTTGCCTTCTCCTAATGTTTCGCCTTCTAGCTTCCACGGCGACCACAGGGTTTCAGGCTCAGCAAGCCACGATGGTTTTGGGAGGCTGCCGGCAATAGAGGTGGGGAGTAGTTTTTTCATGTGATTCGTATTCTTTAAGTCAGTAATTATTGTGAATGCCTGTGGGGCAGGCCGTAGCGCCCCAGCAAAATTTAAAGACTCACCTTAGTGAGCCCTTGATTGCATTTGGCAACGAGCAAGTTACCAACAATCAGTATCAGAGGGTTTATCTGGCGTACCTTGCTGTAAATTGCTGTAGCCTATGTTGATAAGGCTTAATAAAATTCTCTTCCACAAACTTGCCTTGCTCGATGGCAAGGTGACTGCGTTCGTCGCGGTCATACACAATGCGTGTTAATGAGTGATCGCTATTTTTCAAATTCGGCTTATAACTTAAACCTGCTTGCGCGTTAGCGTTATAGATTTCAGGGCGATAGATTTTCTGAAACGTTTCCATCGTCGCGATAGTGCTTATAAGCTCTAAGTTTGTATAGTCGTTGAGTAAGTCGCCAAAGAAGTAAAACGCAAAAGGCGCGGCACTGTTAGGTGGCATAAAGTAACGAACGTTTAAGCCCATCTTTTTGAAATACTGCTCGGTCAACGAAGACTCGTTAGGTTGATATTCAACGCCTAAAACAGGGTGCTGGTTCTCCGTTCTGCGATAGGTTTTGTTGTCAGAAACACTTAAGCAAATAACAGGGAGTTTTGAAAAATGTGCTTTATAGGCTTCTGAGTTAACGAAATACTGGAACAGTTTACCGTGCAGATCGCCAAAGTCCTTAGGTACGCTGAACGATGATTGGCCACGATTATGGTTAGAAAGACGAACGCTAAAATCATAATCCCGAACATAAGACGAAAAGTTGTTGCCCACAATACCTTGGGTACGCTTCCCCGTTTTTTTATCAACAATGTTAGTTTGCAAAATCTCGATAGTAGGGAAGGTTTTGCCGTTACCCTCTACGTCAATATCTACCGATACTATCTCTAATTCAACAGCATAGCGGTCACCACGCTCATTGTCCCAACTAGCTAACGCGTTAAACCGATTGTTAATCATGCTTAACGCATCGCGTAAGTTCTCTTTTCGGCGCTCACCTCGCGCTAAATTTGCAAAATTAGTAGTAATGCGCGTGTTGTCTGAAGGGCGATAATCTTCATTAAACTGAACGCTGTTTATAGTAAAAGAGAAATTTGTATCCACGTTTTTGTTCATGAGAATGCGCTTTTATTCCTAAGATTAAACCGAGTAATGTGAATGCTGTAAAAGCTATGGGTCAATTTATACGCGGTTTTATCTATGAATAAAAATGACTTAATTTCATTTTTGCATGAAATTATCTCATGACTTGATGGTGTTAAGTATTTTCCCCTTGATTTGGATCAATAGTCATTTTTCTAGTGTAGATAGGCGTAGTTCCATCATGCGTAATTCACGGGACAGGATATTTCGGTTTGTCTGCATAAAAATCCACAACTTAGTTGTGACCTGTGCAATGAAAGAGAGAATTAGCAATACTCCCCAAAACAATTGTTCCTCTGGCATAGCGGTAAAAAACTTAAAACCTACCCAAAACATTACAATCGATAGTACTATTGCAATGGCATAGCCTAACTTCATTATGCCTGCAAAACTTTTATCAAAACCATATTTCAAGTAGTTAAACATACCGCCGTCGAGCATAGCGTCTAACTCCTGTGCTTGGTTTTTAAGGGTTTGCGAAATTTCTTTATCAAAATCGTTTTTCATTTCAGTTACCTTTCTTCTGTTTGTTCTAATAATTGCTTGAGTTTCTCGCGTGCTCTATGCAATCTAGATTTCA
This genomic window contains:
- a CDS encoding TonB-dependent receptor domain-containing protein, translating into MKNIATAVRLALAGSVALTSGNVIAQDSTTESADVEKIQVTGSRISRQGAIAPSPVTAISGESLLNSGAMNIGEVLNELPSLANTFSLGNSSQFIGTAGLNILDLRGMGTDRTLVLVDGKRHVSSSAGTAAVDTNTIPTSWIERVEIVTGGASAVYGADAVTGVVNFILKKNIEGFDISATQGFAQENGYKNDKYQASYGFNFDNDRGNIAFAAEYSSQESLDALDNPWTATPYRNMSFESIMGYERSEDQLDSTAYPDDIYTANAGYYVINNAGVFGDGTKTFNADGSIKDIYIGDQVDGVFCANCDSFNLRQFTQLQPEFDRTNLNVKGNYELNDDTTVYAQAKYARTRAISMAQPAFFFYSDETTITRNNAFLDDSVAQYMDENDLDSIVLNRMMTDLGVRTEADERETYRYVLGVEGYINDEWNYEAFVNYGKTELERENRNNLILQNFYNAIDAVTDDNTGEIVCASGSEDGCVPLNIMGYGQATQEAIDYVNTTSIGTSKIEQYNAGATIANSGIYELPAGYIGFAAGVEYRKEKSEIDEPENAAGTFFNALGEDKGEYDVSEVFTEVTIPLLEGLPGVDMLTFDTAARIANYSSIGNAKSWKLGLDWQVFEDLRVRATKSSALRAPNISELYGEASQTFFNVDDPCRTNNLENLANADQRIANCAALGVPADFNSDYDAATLEGVNGGNIDLQAEQSISKTLGLVYTPAWFEGFTATVDYWEIELTDAITNIDGQTILDRCVDSETGIDNPYCGLIDRDSETGEITEIRSYALNIAGQEAKGVDFELGYDFDALEGAFRTSLIATYLKDRKEFPFQDNPELFYQNAGTAGESDWQGVFTVNYSRGDWEASWKTRYIERASIYDNQELALNPNPSNRMELPSYAVTDVTAGYNFKNGVSLTVGIDNLFNRALPTGTTGTGSTDAAYDNIGRFGYVTVAYKM
- a CDS encoding methionine synthase, which produces MKKLLPTSIAGSLPKPSWLAEPETLWSPWKLEGETLGEGKKDALRISLQEQTISGIDIVCDGEQTRQHFVTTFIEHLDGVDFENRKTVRIRNRYDASVPVVTQAVRRPKSVFVEDAKFLRSQTDQPIKWALPGPMTMVDTLYDDHYKSREKLAWEFAKILNQEAKELEAAGVDIIQFDEPSFNVFFDEVNEWGIAALERAIEGLKCETAVHICYGYGIKANTDWKKTLGSEWRQYEESFPKLAKSNIDMVSLECHNSHVPIELISLLKGKKVMVGAIDVATDTIETPEEVAATLREALKYVDADKLYPCTNCGMAPLSRDVARGKLEALSAGAAIVRQELTQKISA
- a CDS encoding DUF1852 domain-containing protein — translated: MNKNVDTNFSFTINSVQFNEDYRPSDNTRITTNFANLARGERRKENLRDALSMINNRFNALASWDNERGDRYAVELEIVSVDIDVEGNGKTFPTIEILQTNIVDKKTGKRTQGIVGNNFSSYVRDYDFSVRLSNHNRGQSSFSVPKDFGDLHGKLFQYFVNSEAYKAHFSKLPVICLSVSDNKTYRRTENQHPVLGVEYQPNESSLTEQYFKKMGLNVRYFMPPNSAAPFAFYFFGDLLNDYTNLELISTIATMETFQKIYRPEIYNANAQAGLSYKPNLKNSDHSLTRIVYDRDERSHLAIEQGKFVEENFIKPYQHRLQQFTARYAR
- a CDS encoding DUF6768 family protein; translation: MKNDFDKEISQTLKNQAQELDAMLDGGMFNYLKYGFDKSFAGIMKLGYAIAIVLSIVMFWVGFKFFTAMPEEQLFWGVLLILSFIAQVTTKLWIFMQTNRNILSRELRMMELRLSTLEK